The window aagatgctgttgaatgatatataaagagtgtttttaaagtacgggtaccatatgatattagtccttgtccgcacgaactaactatcgggtattgttTTTTTCGGGTTgcaaagcctagagtgatatctgataggagcgttggtgttctttggttgttggtctaagtcgatcagaagtattctgagaacctcggatcaaccatcgaggaacatcaaccgtgtcatttccggtcaacTACGATTGGgagtgtcacaaaggtggtatcagagcatggttatacgatgctagaatgggacttgtttcaaatgtttttcgagtcaaaatgagtcgcaaggataacttggatatgctggcttgttccttcattttaggatagatagtcatgggtagttgcctaacagtgatatttcatagcagaagcaccgagacaagcttgaacgggtGGACCGTACTTACCGATGTTAGTATCACCAGACTCGagtttgctaccctcatggtgggTTCACTACTGCCCTGTTAAGAGTCAGTAATGTCATGCCTTCCTTTCGTTCTTTTGAATTCTAGTGGGGGTTGCCAATTCTTTAGAGAGAGATATGGGACAtaattgatacatcgaatacatctccggactcgtgtgttatcgatgtcaaggtgggCGTTGTTTGTGGTCCGATTCAGAGCGATGCGACTGCACATGATCACCTAGATGCACTTATTCTTCCAGCTTCTCAAGTCTCCAGCTTATGCTGAGACGTACAAGAAACAGAGCCGTACAAGCCTGAATTGTTCAACATTTGTTTGGAGCttagcgttggaggaagagatggttcaactgtagtacaagacgatggaCACACATGCACCTTTCTGTTGGTAACAAGACATCTTAAAGCTTATGATGGAAAGAAGTAGtgggaccataagatactgaagaaacactaaaccgtttgaggtatactttggcttgaggcagatttgggatgaAACACCCAGAGCAAAAGATTGACGTGGCCAATGTTCAGAGAATTACATGAAGGATTTGgtagcaagctatttggagatgaacgcgatgagttgttggtcgagagtcaagaattacttcaaagaggtgagatcgagttggacagatctcaagagttcatgaagtagaattttctacacaagatatgggaccgattgaagattcagtttacggagttggtacagtgggatgtttccgccaggaggttcaggttgagttaatcatataaaacaatttcagCATGAAGATATGTGGTCGAGTGAAAttcattcatcgattatggtttgaagaataagccaaagatcatatggaaaatctttgggaacttagccaagaattttggagtagataaaagaccatagAGTTTCAAAacttcgaggagatgttagagtatgacgcgAATAGTAAAGAAGTTATTGCTGAAGAAGTTCACCAAATTCTGCAGACCGTTTAATTCCCAACCAGTGAAGATCGaagattattttaaatcagtggGTTAAGTCGCtgggatgattttgggtgtacgtttcatcagatcaagatcgaggagTCTGAGTTGTTATGGTGGTGACATGCCAGGACAGCATAGTCAGGATCGTCCAAGTGTGAGAAATTCTTGATTATTTGCATCAATGCACTTCAGTGAATCCTTTGTGAAGAGTAAGGATGATTATTTTACCCTTGCCCATAAAGTTACCCGGTTCCtttacctatacctagggtacCAGTAGTTGGACTTGTTCACGCTTCCTTACCATTAGTCTtgatccaagtgttaggctatttgggtagagcctacactttatggttgtctggaccgtcaaaacccctgaaaggtTCAATCACATGTTTGCTTCTTATCtcattgtgtgttgtgtgcatttttaaaattttataaatgattgaaaaaaaaaaagttatgtgaattgtgatcaaggtgtcgtaagagaccttgcctatggatggaattctccgcccatattgtgtttgattcggGAACAACACATGGTTGTAGTTCCTGAGCGATGTCATAGTATTAGAGAGGATTCACTTTTGTGAATTCAAGTCTACCGTTCATATTTGGAAGTACGGGCTGCCAGTTAAAGTTATGGTATGCATTTCCCCATTCCTCAGTACTTCCGTTAGAGCggtatgtttctatctagagtgagattggctatttagttaccgagctcaattaggatgttgaggaaataattttttttgaagaagACTAGTCGCCAATGGCCTACAATTGCATTCTACCAAGTGTTGGAGCATCGTTCGTATCAGTCATGGGAGTTGAAGACCTTTTGGGAAAAGGTGAAGTTGTGTATTCCATTATCTTGATCATTAGGAAAAGAGGAGATGACAAGGATCAGAATATAGTGAACAATCAGATAGCTAGAGAATTTGAAGTTATGCTTAAGGAATTGGAAGAGTTGTTGCTATCTAGAAGTAAGCTGTTCAATATTCTTGTTGAACCTGGATTCGCTGCCATAGCCTAGGGATCTCACCAAGTGGTTCTTGCCATGTTCTAGTAGTAGTCAGAAGATTATGAAGAGCGTCtcagatagatcagaagtgtaaagaatactgtaagtgaaattattcttggaatgggtgagtgtgtttatttgagagtagcacccctGGTCCGAATCATATTggtgtgattgatcgtgcatgttcttgtttgattgttgcacggttaatcaagttaacattgaccagactggagatgttacattcacgtatggcacatcacctcacgttccGAATTTCATGTTGTTGTTATGGGGGAAAGTCAGAcagaaaaggttgagaagtgatagtctacatatacaagattgttagaaaaagtatgcagaccgcagttgacaagagttgtgcagagtaaagaatttggttatcttgaaagtggctgaTCAGAAAAGAAAGGATCTGTTGGGGGAATCAAGGGATCGGCCATGAGTTATTTTAATATGGGAAGATTAAGATAAGGTAAGAGCTAATATCCAAAACTCCTTTCAGAGAttgttcagtaaagagtgtacagttacgttttcagaattcggggatgaattcttttgaggggggaagaatgtaataaccctcacgagcagatataattttggtcgagaaaattctttaagatcagtttgaagattgatcaatcagaatttaaataaaaatcgacacggtgaattaatctcgatggggctgtcttttggtcgaaaaaccatctcttaatggttctggtcgagtgttaattattattttcgatttttattcatgctaggcgagtttattcagaccAGGACgggattcgaatgatgaaaaatatttagtcgaaacagtccgaaaaatatcgacaaaagtctgaaaattatttctgaacagtcacatgctttgcaccttctagcctacttgcttcctcagtaattaggtcacatgacctgcacctacttgcttgcctgcttgctcattaattcagtcacatgattgtcaccagctgcttgcagctttcttcttgggagggaaaggacagcagcttgctgttggaagtgctgaagctgctctccacatgtcctttctcagccttgcattgtgctgagtgaaaccctcacctgaagcaacttcttatgttataaaacaccatcttctctcttctggttGTCCATAACCACAAGAAAGCAgagaaaatattcagagaaaatCAGTGACAAAGATTGAGAGAAAAATCTgagaaaaatcagagaaaatTCAGAAAACTCCTTGGATGATTTTTCTTCATCACCTTAGTTCAGTCTGATGATGTGTGGAAGATAAAAAGGTGAGATATTCAGAATAAAACCTAGATCTTGTTCTGTTTCTGATCTGAACTGAAGCTTGATGTCTCTTTGAAATCAGTCCAGCTGTGAGCTAAGCTTAAAGAAGATAATCATCTGAGTTCATCCGGGCACCAGTTGTTGTTGTAAGCTTCAGTCTCTTGTCTCAGTCATCTCTTGATCAGCATCAGATGTTGTTTAGTTAAGCTGTTGTCATTGATCAATTATCTAAGCATTTCTTCGGTTCAGATTTAATTATTTcggattaataaataaatcagtTTGCTGGAATAGAATTACCTCATCTATTATGAACTGATTGGATTTAATCTGAACTGAACTGGTCATGGTCTGGACTACACCTGAGCTGAACTGATTAACCTTGTTGTAAACCAAGCTGTTAGGAACTGATTTAAATATCTTCTTCAGAACCGAACTGTTGGATTGAAGATCATGTTATGAACtgctctgtttcaggtcagtgGTCGAGTAAAGTTGAAGGATAAGACTGGTTCATCAAGTAAAACCGATTTCTGTCTAGTTGGTTGTGGAGTTTTGCTAGATCGGTCCAGTCACTCTTTGTAGCCGCTCAGTCACTTGGTTTGAATTCAGATATCAAGGAGAGTGGTCGGATCAGTCAGATAATTGTGACTGTTTTGAATCTCAAGTGTACCGGAAGtggagtgtgattagcttgagcccGAGTCTAGTCTTGATTAGCCAATCTCAAAGAATTAAAGGtcagtctagatagatgattgatgagtagtgaatgaatattctTGATTGAatgtactgattgtagatgattgataggctttgtctcttgatcaatattgaattggtaaggtgtttacttagtgtaaacacttattaaatatttatgaatgatcacaGATgattattccaaaccttagtacttgttctcaagtactaatacatatgtatagtattaaatataattaagtgtggaagtattaatcatgtgatgtcttattataaacctgtcttccaaaatattcccgtatgaatgatgattaccgtgaattggtcctgcgatatggaacaaggtcacgaaaaCACGATGATGTgatcgcaccctggaggccgtgtaactgcatgcagcgttagatgttcaatttttgaatatctgatggagatgatggtgatgctaactcgctagactagtttagcctttgtggtttctcgggtctggtatatatatatatatatatattattatatgaatgatatgagagacgggaataggaagtgaggtatatgattagattcaccatgatggaagaatattccttatatataaatatccagatatggaatatatttccactgcgtACAAaagaagttgattgcttgagatattattaatatatgttggggtgcgggactaggctcactgaataaactagttactcatgactcatttgtgatgcaggtaaccaataggcgggagaccttagTCTAGGACAGGAATGAACaacattagccagcggtagttttattatccttgtaaagtcattttgatatatcttatgtataagatttgttgaccgaaaacctcgaggttaatttataacaaattttgtaagatgctgttgaatgatatataaatagtgtttttaaagtacgggttccagatgatattagtccttgtccggacgaactaactatcaggtattacttttttcgggttgaaaagcctagagtgatatctgataggagcgttggtgttctttggttgttggtctaaggcgatcagaagtattctgagaacctcggatcaaccatcgaggaacatcaaccgtgtcATTTCTGGTCAACTACGATTGGGGGTGTCACAATAAGGCTCCCCGAAAAGTCTTCCAGGATGAAGGAGTAAGTTGAGAAGTTCAAAAACCCAAAAACGATGATATTTCAGGCACAAGCGAAGGGACGATCCCCCGAAAACCTGCTACCAGATACGCCTCAAAGATGGCTATTTCGCCTGGCCCCATCAAGAGCGCGCTCAAACTCCAAAGAAATCCTCATCTGCACCAAAGAATGGATCCCGTACTTCCTCCGTATCACCTACAGACCTCCCCCCTGAATTTCAGAACGCGGGCCATCGTCTAGAACGAGGGAACCACATTGCTTCAAAGGCGCCCTTGGAATCACCTCACTATCAGTTTCAGAAACTTCTCCGAAAGAAGCAATATGGGAGGAGAAAGGATCAGTAAACAGGCGGCAAGGTCTCACACAACCACCCACGAGCGAAGTAGGAAGATTGGAGTTCATCTTCTTGAATAAAGGATGAATGAAACTCTACTCATCAGGCACCCTAAATatgttggggtcgaaaacggtcacgacgaagttaacatccAAATCTCCACAGTATATAATTATGACTCTCCGCAACATTGCTTTTCGAGATGAAGTTTCATCTGGAACTCCATTTAGATCAAACATATGCCATCGAAAACATACCCAAACCAATTACGGAAAAGTTCGAGTATGACAATAGGAACacggacaaaccaagctcgaACATTGcgcaactaccgcacatgcacgctgtccggtcgctacgttgcgaccgagctcgagccaaagcccggtcgctacgtagcgaccgagctcgagccaaagtccggtcggtacgtagcgaccgagcgtccgtcccgctcggtcgctacgtagcgaccgagctcgagccaaagctcggtcgctacattgCGACCGAGCGTCTTtcccgatcggtcgctacgtagcgaccaagctcggtcgctacgtagtgaccaagctctaccgaaacgtcgatacgacaccagtccatgcattctcgtcaattCTTCAACACtatttccgccattctaaatcatcgatcaaactttgcgaaAAAATAGCGGAAAGTtcattctttatcgaaagaagtcgcgaTAAACATTTCGAGTCAGAAGACgacccaaagggacctaagacacgactcgaggcccatctcgcgatttcttaaccaaaagcccgtaaaccataggacggtttacgcttggttcgcaagggaagataaatgtcaagtttccgcggataaatacgtaattttgaagataattacgaagatcggaaaaaatagaatatctccattttttgctatgatggcttaagggcagaagagtaaaagcgtaaaccgaccttggagcgtgtatataaggagtcctaggtgaGAGGCATGCagggaactttttcagagcaaacttagcacttggagcaatttaggcatatttccatttttgttatttcgagctgcgagtcaattaggtttagccgtcttagggttgctagaactaggaatctcgccgaaaGCTCTCGAGTCCAGGCTTATagcttgttgtaacgctcaaacgcagTTTCGGAATAAGATCAACTTtactctcttttcgatttcttatactttatcgttgttattctcgtgttctgattgcttgacatgTGGTATTAGAatatatccgggacctctgggaaactaggaaaaccctaatttcccagaggtcccgaatatctgctaataccacacgtcatgcaatcagaacacgagaataacaacgataaagtataagaaatcgaaaagggAGAAAAGtggatcttattccgaatccgtgtttgagcgttacaacaaggtaagtgTCTGGGCTACGACAGCTGtcagcgagattcctagttctaaaaccctaagacggcagtaacctaattgagtcgcagctcgaataacaaaaaacagaaatatgcctaaattgctctaagtgctaagtttgctctgaaaaagttctcccccccccatgcctctcgcctaggactccttatatactcgctccaaggtcggtttacgcttttactcttctgcccttaaaccgtcatagcataaaatggaggtattccattttttctgatcttcgtaattatcctcaaaatttcgtatttatccgcggaaacttgacatttatccttccttgcgcgccaaccGTAAACCAtgctacggtttacgggcttttggttaagaaatcgtaggatgggcctcgagtcgtgttttaggtccctttgggccgtcttccgactcgaagcgtttattgCGACTTTGTTCGATAAAgaatgaactttccgcggttttaacCGCAAAGTtttatcgatgatttagaatggcggaaaatatgaaccgagttcgctacggtctttgggagatagcatcgaaggtttgacgagaatgcatggactggtgtcgtatcaatgtttcggaagagctcggtcgctacgtagcgaccgagctttggctcgagcccggtcgcaacgtagcgaccgagcgggaagagcgctcagtcgctacatagcgatcgAGCGGGACAAACGCTCGgctgctatgtagcgaccgagctttggctcgagcccggtcgctacgtaccgactgagctttggctcgagctcggtcactacatagcgaccaagcaggaaggacgttcggtcgctacgtagtgaccgagctttggctcgagctcggtcgctacatagcgaccgagtagGACGGAcatttggtcgctacgtagcaaccgagacCGAGCGGGatagacgctcggtcgctacgtagtgaccgagcttggccgagcttgatcgctacgtagcgggacggatgctcggtctctacgtagcgaccgagctttggctcgagctcggtcgctacgtagcgaccgaatagcgtgcatgtgcggtagttgcgcaatgaccgagcttggtttgtccgtGTTCCGATTGTCATACTCGAACTTATCCGTACTTGGTTTGGGTATGTTTCCGATGGCTTATGTTTGATCTAAATGAAGTACGAAATGAAACTTTATCTCGAAAAGCTATGTTGCGGAGAGTCATACTGATTTCTTCTCAAAGTGGGTGGAGGCAGAATCATACACGAGTATAAAAGATGTCCAAGTTGAAAATTTCGTATGAAAACATTATCTGTAgacatggagttccttacgagatCGTAACTGACAACGGATCTCAGTTCATCTCCACCCGATTCGAAGAATTTTGCAAAAAATGGATGATACGATTAAACAAATCAAATCCCAGATATCCACAATGCAACGGTCAAGCCGAGACAATCGATAAGACCGTTCTAGACGGACTTAAGAAACGCACTAAAAAAGGGCAGGTGGACAGAGGAATTTGAGGGAGTACTTTGGTCACATCGCACGAACCCAGGACGAGCAACAGGAGAAACACCTTTCACCCTCGTGTACGGGACATAATGCATATTTCCCGCAGAAGTCGAATTCCCCGGCGTCCGAAGAAGATTACTGCCCGAACGAGAAGAGCTCAACAACACCATGCTCGCAGATAATCTCGACCTCGTCAACGAGCACCGGGATCGAGCGATCGTCCGAATTCAAAATTATCAACACACAGCCGCAAAATATTATAACTCCAATGTTCGAAATCGCCGATTCAACGAAGGGGATTTAGTTCTGCGCAAGGTTTTCCAAAATACTGCCGAGCGAAATGCAGGAAAACTcagagcaaactgggaaggaccatacaaaatcataaaagttgtccgaccaggttcctatgaaatagccaacatgcaagaCGAGAAGATTCCAAGAACTTGGAATGcaatgcatctcaaaaaatactcaCTGAACAAATCACTTCATAAACAAccgaactacgagacggcttgatctccaaAAGGgatacgtaggcagtttgtcgaaagacaaattcagctgtcccgcTCTCAGAAAAAGGGGGAGTGGGTATATATaggtatactcgtatactcccaagtTTAAAATATCTGACCAGGCTCTCGATATGTTTGAAATTTTCTACCTTACAAACCGCACAATCACCTTTGGTCCACAAATTATATTTGTGTCCTAAAAGAACTCGCAAATTCACCAGTCACTAGGGAAAAATCATCCTTTGGCattgcgagacgtcgcaaagacGCCTAAGAAACTATTTCCCATCCGACAAAACAAAACCCCCGTCTAAAACAAAATATGCACTAACATTTCCTCAAACACGTACTCTTCGCGAAGACCCAAATGGAAGTATCTACCACCAAGTTAGTTGCTGATCACATCAAACTCTTAAGCGTCCTAAACAGATAAggccatctcacgaagatgaccGTCACatatccgacacaaggataataccgctataaaagaaatccgaaattttggtcagcacttcTAGGAGACTTAAAAATTGTCCTTAAAGAGATGCTCTATTCCAACCAGACAAGTCGTATAAGACGAGAAGCTAttgcggactttaaatcggtatggaatcaggtcGAAACTGTAAcaggatacgtaagtcgaattagtcctCGCACTCCCTAAAACCagaagtaaacctaggtcttgccctaaacccagcacaCTGGTCTTTAACATCTCAAGGTATGATATCGAAGATATGAGATCCTAAAGCACGCCTATATGCTTATATTTAACGTCCTCAGAAATCCCACGAAGTTAGGACTTTGCAGAAAATTCTCGAAACGGACAACAAATATAGCATTCCACTTTGGAGAAAGATATAAGATGACAACTCATAAGCTTCCTTCTACACCATCCACTTACATAAACGCAAACTGATCATCCATTCATAAAATGCCGCAAAGGGGCAAGGATTCAAAGCCACAAGCGACCAGTCCAAAAACATAAACATGGCCATACAAGGCTAGAGCAAGCACTAATTCATAAACAAGACCGCAACCTTGATCATACTCGGGAATCTAGACCTCTCCTTCACCCGTCGCTTCGTCCAAACTCGGAGCCGCACCATCTCCGCCTTCCCCAACCAGAAGATCTTGCCCCTCAGGGACTTCCGAGGATGTCGGGAGGATGCACTCAGATTTCAGGTCAGCCAGGATGAGTTCAAAACTCCCGTCCACGACCGCCAGATCCTCCTTGTCGGCAGACAACCTGGCCTCCTCGGCCTGTAAAGATGAAGGGGTCTCACCTTTGAGCGCctgaaccacggccatcccacCATCGATGTTCAATAGGACCAAATCCCTACTGCAAACGCACTCAAGGGAGCTTAGAAAGTCGGCGATCCTCGTCAAACGGGCCTGAAACTCAACGCGCAAAGCACCTTTGGCCTCCTCGACTCTGCGGTTCGTCGATTCATCGCCATTCTCAATATGGAGTTGAAGTCGACGTACCTCCGAAGACTTGTacttcctggccttcttctcTTTAATTAAAGAAATCGTCGTCTTCCCatggtccctctcaagctcgcCAATAGGAACCTCCAGCTTGGACACCTTTGCGAAATGAGAATCCTCGACCGCTTTCATCATAGCTTCGAGCTCTGACAATTTGCCATGCGTCTCCGTAAGCTCTCTCGCAAGACGACTGGCCTCAGAACTGCAATTGTttatcatcccatcgatcaacgatataaACTGCAAGATGAAGCCACAATTAGAGATGCGAAGAAAAATGGGGTGGGAAAAATCCAATGCGACGAGAataaaacaccaaaaaaaaaaaaaaatagacaaacCTTTCCACGAAGTCCTGACGCCAGACTCAACCCCTCCGGATGCGAAGGCTCCCCATCATTGCCCTTCGTACACCTCCTCTTCCGACTCCTCACTGGAACAGTTGGAGTAGCACTGGGAGCACGGAACACCAGGATGATTTCATTTCTGGTTGGAGGCGGAGGCATCGATTCAGTGACCTTCTCCTTATCGTCAAAAACGATCGGAGTTGTAGATGAACCAGACGGCTGGGCCGAGGCATCAGAAACACACAAAATTCCCGTCCCGGACTGTTCCCCCGCATCTTGCGGAGCCTGAACCACAAGATCGACAGCTGGAGTGACAACCGGAGCAGAAGAAGATAGAGGCTC of the Brassica rapa cultivar Chiifu-401-42 chromosome A03, CAAS_Brap_v3.01, whole genome shotgun sequence genome contains:
- the LOC103841621 gene encoding uncharacterized protein LOC103841621, coding for MSSSQNDKKSSDAEMVEASSQAPESTPSDNAPACVAGFLSFREKMARRKAEKEPIHVCAEPLSSSAPVVTPAVDLVVQAPQDAGEQSGTGILCVSDASAQPSGSSTTPIVFDDKEKVTESMPPPPTRNEIILVFRAPSATPTVPVRSRKRRCTKGNDGEPSHPEGLSLASGLRGKFISLIDGMINNCSSEASRLARELTETHGKLSELEAMMKAVEDSHFAKVSKLEVPIGELERDHGKTTISLIKEKKARKYKSSEVRRLQLHIENGDESTNRRVEEAKGALRVEFQARLTRIADFLSSLECVCSRDLVLLNIDGGMAVVQALKGETPSSLQAEEARLSADKEDLAVVDGSFELILADLKSECILPTSSEVPEGQDLLVGEGGDGAAPSLDEATGEGEV